One genomic segment of Hordeum vulgare subsp. vulgare chromosome 2H, MorexV3_pseudomolecules_assembly, whole genome shotgun sequence includes these proteins:
- the LOC123428969 gene encoding uncharacterized protein LOC123428969: MAGLLHPPPSIIYALPSPSPHRRPPIRRATTRIRNSSSSVKSEPSSSTVTTTKTATTVKLTYLEFNGWLWELDGGRFRVLVDPLLVGNLDFGMPWLFDGAKKTLPKDGLQEDLGVVDLLLITSSLDDHCHLRTLTRLAAVSPDLPVVATPNARPILAALPFDDVTYLEPGQSTTLVGAATKSEVTVLATPGPVNGPPWQRPENSYVVTSSTTGEGQRKHSVYYEPHCMYDAGFLRDRGLRADVLITPVIKQQLLASFTLVSGQEDAVELARLLGAAYVVPMNNGECDAKGLLTAVISTQGTTQAFRDLLADALPETQVVEPTPGVPLHLHVYFDDDN, encoded by the coding sequence ATGGCCGGCCTCCTCCATCCTCCTCCCTCCATCATCTACGCTCTTCCATCACCGTCACCCCACCGACGGCCACCAATCCGCCGCGCCACCACGAGAATTAGAAACAGCAGCAGCAGCGTCAAGAGCGAGCCCTCCTCctccaccgtcaccaccaccAAAACCGCAACGACGGTGAAGCTGACGTACCTCGAGTTCAACGGGTGGCTGTGGGAGCTGGACGGCGGCCGCTTCCGGGTCCTCGTCGACCCCCTCCTCGTCGGCAACCTCGACTTCGGCATGCCATGGCTCTTCGACGGCGCCAAGAAGACCCTCCCCAAGGACGGCCTCCAGGAGGACCTCGGCGTCGTCGACCTGCTCCTCATCACCTCGAgcctcgacgaccactgccacctCCGCACCCTCACCCGCCTCGCCGCCGTCTCCCCCGACCTCCCCGTCGTCGCCACGCCCAACGCGCGCCCCATCCTCGCCGCGCTGCCCTTCGACGACGTCACCTACCTCGAGCCGGGCCAATCCACCACCCTCGTCGGTGCCGCCACCAAGAGCGAGGTCACGGTGCTCGCCACCCCCGGCCCCGTGAACGGGCCGCCGTGGCAGCGCCCGGAGAACAGCTACGTCGTCACCTCCAGCACCACCGGAGAGGGCCAGCGCAAACACAGTGTCTACTACGAGCCGCACTGCATGTACGACGCCGGCTTCCTGCGCGACCGCGGGCTGCGGGCCGACGTGCTCATCACGCCCGTCATCAAGCAGCAACTCCTGGCCAGCTTCACCCTCGTGTCCGGCCAGGAGGACGCCGTGGAGCTCGCCCGGCTGCTCGGCGCCGCCTACGTAGTGCCCATGAACAACGGCGAGTGCGACGCAAAGGGGCTCCTCACCGCCGTCATCTCCACCCAGGGCACCACGCAGGCCTTCAGGGACCTGCTCGCCGACGCGCTACCCGAAACGCAGGTCGTCGAGCCCACCCCCGGCGTCCCGCTCCACCTCCACGTCTACTTCGACGACGACAACTGA